One region of Macrobrachium rosenbergii isolate ZJJX-2024 chromosome 20, ASM4041242v1, whole genome shotgun sequence genomic DNA includes:
- the LOC136849032 gene encoding putative inorganic phosphate cotransporter isoform X3, with the protein MAGTRIDEVKYTTRLNQSGACLLPEDGYLLGDKQAIEGDFDWDAGDLGLILGAFFWGYTLTNFLGGRAAEHLGGRLVFGIGIVIPAFLSIVTPFCAYQSKWLLIANRILAGVAQGGTLPSLAVLISTWVIPKERSKFTSYVYIGSNLGTVAAMSLGGLLSSSTFMGGWPSIFYLFGILGLVWGIPWFLFIRDSHEKHPRVSAKELEYIAQEGNTMRTKKVIAIPWKDLGTSLPFWAIVFACFGNSFGFYILLNGLPQYFANILYFDIKSNGLLSAVPYLGMTLLLLFWGQLTDSFVQRKMLSVRTLRKLSTAVGCYGPMLGLVALSFVRCDAVAALVILCLSISISGVTYCGYPVSNQDIAPNLSGTLVGLANTVGAFTGILAPGITGLITQGNQTPDAWRLVFLITAGGYLISTTFYLIFATDQVQPWNECKSRQTKEIKQELHSPRPGTMDFS; encoded by the exons GAAGGCGACTTCGACTGGGACGCAGGAGATCTGGGCTTGATACTGGGAGCATTCTTCTGGGGCTACACACTCACCAACTTCCTGGGAGGTCGAGCAGCCGAGCATTTGGGCGGCCGTCTCGTTTTCGGCATTGGCATCGTGATCCCCGCTTTCCTCAGCATTGTGACGCCATTCTGCGCTTACCAGTCTAAGTGGCTCTTGATTGCTAACAGGATACTGGCAGGAGTCGCTCAG GGAGGAACGCTTCCAAGCTTGGCAGTTCTTATCAGCACTTGGGTGATACCAAAGGAGAGATCGAAATTCACAAGTTACGTTTATATAG GCAGCAATTTGGGAACAGTGGCAGCGATGTCTCTTGGTGGACTTCTCAGCAGCTCTACTTTCATGGGAGGATGGCCCTCTATTTTCTATCTGTTTGGAATCCTCGGCCTAGTATGGGGGAtaccttggtttcttttcatCAGGGATAGCCATGAAAAACATCCAAGAGTGTCCGCAAAGGAGCTCGAGTACATTGCCCAGGAGGGAAATACCATGAGAACAAAAAAG GTAATAGCCATTCCGTGGAAAGACCTTGGGACATCGCTGCCCTTTTGGGCAATCGTGTTCGCATGCTTTGGCAACAGCTTTGGGTTCTATATTCTTCTTAATGGGTTACCACAATACTTTGCTAACATACTGTACTTCGATATTAAAAGT AACGGATTGTTGTCAGCGGTGCCTTACTTGGGGATGACTCTGCTGTTACTCTTCTGGGGACAGCTGACTGACTCATTCGTACAGCGAAAAATGCTCTCGGTCAGGACCCTTAGGAAGTTATCAACGGCCGTCG GGTGTTACGGACCAATGCTGGGCCTTGTCGCTTTAAGCTTCGTTAGGTGTGACGCAGTCGCAGCTCTAGTAATCCTGTGTTTGTCGATTAGTATCTCCGGAGTGACTTACTGTGGGTATCCAGTCTCGAATCAGGACATCGCGCCTAACCTATCAGGGACCTTAGTAGGGCTTGCAAACACCGTAGGGGCATTTACCGGCATCCTAGCACCTGGGATCACGGGGCTCATCACTCAGGGAAAC CAAACTCCTGATGCTTGGCGACTTGTGTTCCTTATAACTGCTGGAGGTTATCTCATCAGCACAACGTTTTATCTCATCTTCGCAACAGACCAAGTCCAGCCCTGGAACGAGTGCAAGTCTCGTCAgacgaaagaaataaaacaagagttGCACAGTCCACGCCCTGGAACTATGGACTTTAGTTAA